Sequence from the Calidithermus timidus DSM 17022 genome:
AGGTGATGGAGGCCAGCTTCCCCCACTGGCGGCGCTACTTCCGCGCCAAGGCCAGGGCCTTGGGGAAGGCGAGCTTAGACTGGTGGGACCTCTTTGCCCCGGTGGGCAAGGGCCATAGCCGCTGGAGCTGGGAGGCGGGCCGCGACTTCATCATCGAGCACCTGGCCTCCTTCTCCCCCGCCGACGCCGAGGTGGCCCGGCGCATGTACGCCGAGGGTCGCATCGACGCCGAGCCGCGCAAGGGCAAGCAGGTGGGGGCCTACTGCGCCCACTTTGGCGGCGGCGAGAGCCTGATCTTCACCAACTACGAGGAGAGCTTCGGCGGGGTGGGCACCATGGCCCACGAGCTCGGCCACGCCTACCACAACCACTGCCTGCGCTCCAAGCCTCCCCTGCTCGCGCGCGGCCCCATGACCCTGGCCGAGACCGCCAGCATCATGAACGAGACCATCGTCACCGAGGCCGCCTTGCGCAAGGCGAGCGCAGACGAGCAGGTCACGCTGCTCGAGGGCAACCTCCAGGACGCCGCCCAGGTGATCGTGGACATCCACTCCCGCTTCCTCTTCGAGCGCGCGGTCTTCGAGCGGCGTAAGGAGCGCGAGCTGTCGGCCAGCGAGTTCTGCGCGCTGATGCTCGAGGCCCAGCAGGCCACCTACGGCGACGGCCTGGCGAGCTACCACCCCTACATGTGGGCCGTGAAGGGCCACTACTACGGCATCGACTTCTACAACTACCCCTACGCCTTCGGCCTGCTCTTTGGGTTAGCCCTCTACAGCAAGCAGCTCGAGCTCGGCCCCGACTTCTTGCCCCAGTACGAGGACCTGCTGGCCTCGGTCGGGGTCTATCCGGCCAGGGAACTCGCCGCCCGCTTCGGCTTCGACCTCGAGGATCCCGCCTTCTGGCAGGGGGGAATGGACGTGCTGATCGAGCGCATCGGGCGCTTCGAGCGGCTCGTGGGGTAACCAGCGGCCTAAGGCCCCGCGTCTCCGCCCACCCTATAATGGAGAGCGGTGACTTATGGCAGGCCATAGCAAGTGGGCTCAGATCAAGCGGAAGAAAGCCGCCAACGACCTCAAACGCGGCAAAGTAATCAGCAAGTACCTGCGGGCCATCGCGGCGGCGGCCAGGGCCGGGGGTAGCGCCGATCCGGCGGCCAATGCCCAGCTTCGCAACCTCATCGAAGCGGCCAAAATGGACGACGTACCCAACGACAACATCGAGCGCCTACTCAAGCGCTTACAGGGCGGCGAGGAGGAGGGGTCCAACTACGAAGAGGTGGTGTACGAGGGCTACGCGCCGGGCGGGGTGGCGGTGCTGGTGTACGCCCTCACCGACAACCGCAACCGCACCGCCAGCGAGGTGCGCCACGTCTTCAGCAAGCACGGGGGCAGCCTGGGGGCCAGCGGAGCGGTGGCCTGGCAGTTCGAGCGCCGGGGCTATATCTGGCTCGAGCCCAATACCGAAGCCGCGCAGGAGGCCGCCATCGAACTGGGGGCTTTGGACTTGCAGGAGAGCGAGGAGGGATTGGAGGTCTACACCGATCCCCAGGAGGTCTACACCATCGCCAGTGGGCTCAAGGAGCGGGGCTTCAAGCCGGAGGATGTGCAGATCACCATGGTTCCGCAGAACACCATGGCGCTGGCTCAGGAAGACGCCGAGAAGGTGCTGCGCATGATCGAAGCGCTCGAAGACCTCGACGACACCCAGAACGTCTACTCCAACCTCAACCTCGAGAACGTCACGGTCGAAGCCTGACCTACAACCGCCCTCCCTGGCCAGCTTCGAGTGTGCCAGGGAGGTGGTTGTTTTGCTTCCTGCTTTCCCCCGGGTGCAGCTCGTGGATGACGATTTCGGCCTTGGCCCGGAAGCGGATGGGCACCGTGGAAACACCCAGGCCCCGCGAGACGAAGCCTTTCACCGGACTTTCAAACCAGCCCTCCGCGAAGCGCTTGCCATACCTCGAGGAGGTGCTGACGGGCCCGATGATGGGCAGCTTGATCTGCCCGCCGTGGGTGTGCCCCACCAGCGTCAGGCCCACCTTCGCGGGTATCTCGAAGAAGTAATCGGGATTGTGGCACAGCAGTAACACTGCCCCCCCAACGTGTTCCCGTAGGGCTCGCTCAACGTCGGGCTGGCCGTGCCAGAGGTCGTCCACTCCGGCCAGGTAAAGGTCATTGCGCACCTGAACCCCGGCGTTGTTGAGCAGTCGCACCCCGGCCTGCTCGAGCCACCCCTGGAGGTCGGAGAGATCGCGGGACTTGTAGCGCCGCAGCCGGTAGTCGTGATTGCCCCACACCGCCCAGGTGCCCAGTGGGGCTCTCAGCCCGGCCAGCTCAGCCACGGCGGGCCGGATCCACTCGGCGCGGTGGGTGTCGGTGAGGTCGCCGCTGATGACGATCAGATCGGGTTGGTGCGCCACGGTGGTCTCGACCCAGCGCCTGACGATCCTCGAGTCGATGTAGTAGCCGATGTGCAGGTCGGAGAGGTGGGCCACCCGCACCGGGCGCTCGAGGCCCGGAAGGGGCTGGGTATAACGGTTGACCTCGTGAGCGGCGAGCCAGGGAAAGCGCATGGAGATCGTGCTACTCAGGCCGTACGTCCTACTTCTTATGCTTCTTCCTCTCCTCGCGCTCGAGCTTGCGGCGCTCGGCCCGGCTCAGGCCCGAGGTGTTGGGGTTGTGGGCGGGCTTCTCGCGGCGGACGGTGAAGGGGTCGGGCTGGGGCTGGCCGAAGACGCTGGGGGCGGGGCTGGCCTCCACCACGGGAGCTGGGATGGCCTGCTGCCGGGGGGTGGGCTCGAGTTCGACCTTGAGGCGGAAGAGGAACTTGGTGACCTCGCTCTTGATGGTGGCGATCATCTCGTTGAAGAGCTTGGTGGCTTCAAACTTGTACTCCTGGAAGGGGTCTTTCTGACCGTAGCCGCGCAACCCGATGCCCTGGCGCAGCACGTCGAGGTTGTGCAGGTGCTCCTTCCAGAAGTTGTCCACCACCTGCAAAATCACGAAGCGCTCCACCGCCCGCATGATCTGGGGCGAGAGCTCGGCCTCGCGCCTGGCGTACTCGGCAAGTGCCGCCTCGATGAGCTTTTCCACGCCTTCGTCGGCCTTGAGCGAGCGCAGCGACTCGTAGTCGTAGTGCTCGAGGCCCGGCACGAAATCGGTCATGGCGCCCTTGAGGGCGCTGAGGTCCCAGTCCTCGGGATGTACCTGGGGGTTGAGGTGCAGTTCAGCCGCCGCCGCCACGCTGTCTTCGATCATGGCCTGGGCCGCTTCACGCACCTCCTCGTCCTTGCCCAGGAGGATGGTGCGACGCTGGGCGTAGACCACCTCGCGCTGGCGGGCCATCACGTCGTCGAACTGCAGCAGCTGCTTGCGAATGCCGAAGTTGCGGTCCTCCACACGCTTCTGGGCCCGCTCGATGGAGGCAGTGACCATGTTGTTGACGATGGGCTCGCTGTCGTCAAAGCCCATGCGGTCGAGCATGGCGATGATGCGCTCGGAGGCGAACAGGCGCATGAGGTCGTCGTCGAAGGAGACGTAGAAGCGCGAGGAGCCGGGGTCACCCTGGCGGCCCGCGCGCCCCCGCAACTGGTTGTCGATGCGGCGCGACTCGTGGCGCTCGGTGCCGATGATGTGCAAGCCGCCCAGTTCCTTCACCCTCACCTCGTCGGCGGCACAGGTGTCGCGCAGGCGGCGGATCTCCTCCATGATCTCGGGGCGCACGCCGAGCTCGGAGCCCAACCGCCGGGCTTCGTCTTCCTCACCTTGAACCAGCTTCTTGATGAAGAGCTCGACCTTCCACTCGTAGCGGTCGAAGCCTTCCTTTTGCAGCAGGGCCGCCGCCAGGTACTCGGCGTTACCGCCGAGCTTGATGTCGGTACCGCGCCCGGCCATGTTGGTCGAGATGGTCACGGTCTTGCTGCGCCCGGCCTGGGCCACGATCTCCGATTCGCGTTCGTGGTACTTGGCGTTCAAAACCTGGTGCGGGATGCCCTTGCGGATGAGCTCGAGGGTGTGCACCGAGCGCTTGAGCGCCTCCCAGGCGGTGCGGAGGTTGCCCTTGGGGGGGATGGCCGGGTCGTAGGGCTCGAGGTCGGCCTCCTTGAGCTGGGCCGGGCGGGCCAGGAGGCTCTTGATCTGCTCCCACTGCCCCCCGCTCTGCTTCTCGGCGGCCTTGAGGAAGAGCTGAGTGCGGAACTCGAGCTGGGCCAGGTAGTGGCGCGGCTCCTTGAGCATCGCCGACAGGCGCTCGGACTTCTCGACGGAGATGGTGCCCACCAACACCGGCTGACCCTTCTCGTACTTCTCGGCGATCTCCTCGACCACGGCGAAGAACTTGCCCCGCTCGGAGCGGTAGACCACGTCGGGGTTGTCCTCGCGAATGACCTTCTTATTGGTGGGGATGGTACGCACGTCCATCCCGTAGATCTCCTGGAACTCCTTCTCCTCGGTCTTGGCAGTGCCGGTCATGCCCGCGACCTTTTCGTAGAGGCGGAAGAAGTTCTGGTAGGTGATGGTGGCCAGCGTCTGGTTCTCGCGCTCGATCTTGACGCCCTCTTTGGCCTCAATGGCCTGGTGCAGCCCCTCGCCATAGCGCCGTCCGGGCATCAGGCGACCGGTGAACTCATCGACGATGATCACCTGGCCGTCCTGGATGATGTAGTCGCGGTCAACGTGGTAAAGCTCCTTGGCCCGCAGCGCCTGGGTGAGCATGTGGGCCTTCTCCATGTTCTCGGTGTTGAACAGCCCCTCCACACCCAGCAGCTTCTCGGCCTTGGCGATGCCCTGCACGGTGAGGTGTACCGACTTTTGCTTCTCGTCGATGGTGTAGTCGCCGGTGGGCTCCTTGCGCACACCGGGCTCGGCCTTCTCACCGCGCTCGAGCTTCTTGGCGATCTCGGCCATGCGGTAGTAGAGGTCGGTGGCCTTCTCGGCGGGACCGCTGATGATGAGCGGGGTACGGGCCTCGTCGATGAGGATGGAGTCTACCTCGTCGATGATGGCGTAGTGCAGCGGGGTGTCGTGGCGCAGCACCAAGAACTCAGGCTGCACGACCATGTTGTCGCGCAGGTAGTCGAAGCCCAGCTCCGAGTTGGTCACGTAGGTCACGTCGGAGCGGTAGGCCGCCTGGCGCTGCTCGGGGGTAGAGTTGTGCTGGATGATGCCCACGCTGAGGCCCAGGCCACGGTACACCGGCCCCATCCACTCCGCGTCGCGGCGGGCCAGGTAGTCGTTGACCGTGACCAGGTGCACGCCCTTGCCGGCGATGGCGTTGAGCGCGACCGCGAGGGTAGCCACCAGGGTCTTGCCCTCGCCCGTGCGCATCTCCGCAATCTTGCCCTCGTGCAACGCGGCCCCACCGATAAGCTGCACGTCATAGTGGCGTAGTCCCAGATAGCGTCGGCTGGATTCGCGGGTCAGGGCGAAGGCCATCGGGAGCAAGTCCTCGAGGGATTCCCCGTTCTCATAGCGCTGGCGCAGCTCGGCATAGGCCGCGGCCAGGTCTTCGATCTTCTGCACCTCGGGCTCGAGGGCGTTGACCGGCGCGACCACGGTTTTCCAGTAACGAGCGATATGCCGCTCGTTGTTGTCGAAGAGCTTATTGATGAGGCCCAACATAACCGTTCACGATTCTAACCCGGCAAGATGAGGATTTGGGTGGCCTCGAGCCGTCGGCATCATCACGCCAGCGGCAAATATGCGGCCGCCGGCAGGCTCAGGGCGTCCCCCCGGCCATCCCAGCGCCGCCAGGCGGCCAGGGCGATCATGGCGCCGTTGTCGGTGGCCATGCCCCTAGGCGGGAACAGGAGCTTCAGGCCCGCGTGCTCGAGCCGCTCCCGCAAAGCCCGGTTCTGCGCCACTCCCCCCGTGACCAGCAGGGTCTGGAGGCCGGTGTCCCGCGCTGCGCGCAGCACCACCGCAGCCAGGTGCTCGACCACGACCCGCTGGAAGCCGGCGGCGATGTCGGCCCTGTCGAAGCCCTTCTCGGCGGCCCGCAACGCGGCGGTTTTGAGCCCCGAGAAGCTGAAGGCGTACTGACTGTGCCCTTGCAACGGCACGCTGAAGGGCACCGCCTCGGGATCACCCTGAGCCGCCAATTTCTCGATCTCCGGCCCACCGGGGTAGCCCAACCCCAGCAGGCGGGCCACCTTGTCGAAGGCCTCCCCGGCGGCGTCGTCCATGGTGGCGCCCAGCAGCTCGTACTGGCCCCAGGCCGTGACGCGAAAGAGGTGGCTGTGTCCACCCGAGGCGATGAGGGCCAAGAAGGGCGGCTCGACCTCAGGATGCTCGGCCAGCGCGGCGTAGAGGTGGCCCTCGAGGTGGTGCACCCCTACGAAGGGTCTCTTCAGCGCCAGGGCCAGCCCCTTGGCGTAGGTATAGCCCACCAGCAGGGCACCGATCAGACCGGGGCCTCGGGTGGCCGCGATCAGATCGAGGTCCCGGAGGCCAATCCCCGCCTCGGTCAGGGCTTGCTCGAGCAGCCCGTCGATGACCTGGGTGTGCTCCCTCGAGGCCAGCTCCGGCACCACCCCACCATACTGCTGGTGCAGCAGGGTCTGCGAAGCCACCTTATTGGCCACGACCCGCCCGTCGCGCACCAGACCCACACCGGTGTCGTCACAGGAGGTGTCTATGCCCAGGACCAGCATCCCCTAGAGGATTGTGGGGGCTTGGCAGGTCGGGGTCAAGGGGCACAGGCTCGCGAGTATACCCTCGAGTTCCTGCAAGGTGCTAGCCCGCTTGAGCACGGAGTGAAGCTCGGGTCTCGAGGGAAAGTAGCGGGGCAACACCTTGCGCATCTGGCGTATCCCGGAGTGTTCCCCGTACCACTGCACGTTGAGCTGGGCGTGGCGCAGGGCTGTTTGAGCACGCTCGCTCTCGGAGGGTGGGGACTTCCCAGCGATCTGGGCGAAGATCCAGGGGTTGCCCACCGCGCCCCGCCCAATCATCACCCCGGCTACGCCCAGCTTCAGGCGCTCGAAGTACTGCTCGGGGGTGGTCACGTCGCCGCTGCCGATGACCGGGACGCGCACCGCCTGAGCCACGCGGGCGATGGCCTCCCAATCAGCCTCGCCTGCGTAGCGCTGCTGGCTGGTACGTCCGTGAATGGTGATCAGGCTGACCCCGGCAGCCTCGAGCCCCTGGGCGATCTCGAGGCTGCGGTCGCAGTCCCAGCCCAACCGGATCTTGGCACTCACCGGCAGGCTGGTGCCCTGGCGCATGGCCCGCACCAGGTCAAAGGCCAGCTCCGGCGTCTGAAGTAGGCAGGCCCCACCTCGACCCGCCATTTTGGGTGCGGGACAGCCTATGTTGAGGTCCAGGGCTACCGGGGCGAATTCGGCCTCGGCCTTGGCTGCCGCATCGCGCAGCACGTCGGGATCGTGGCCGAAAAGCTGGAGCACCAACCGCTCCTCGCCGGGGTAGGGGGCACCCAGCTCGAGCGAGCGGCGCTCCCCAGCCAGGAAACCCCGTGCCAGCACCATCTCGCTCACCACCCAGCCCGCGCCGTGCTCGAGGGCTAGCTTGCGGAAGGGCGCATCGGTGTAGCCGGCCATGGGCGCGAGTACCGCCCGAGAGTCGCGTAGGGCGCGGCTGTAGAAATCGTCCTGAAGGGGCACAGTAAGCACAACCTAAACACTCTACCCAAATCCGGTCTACCCCCGATACCCCATCCACCGCTATAGTCCAGACATGTCGCGCCCCGCACTCACCCGGCTCGAGGCCTCCCTCTGTGGCGTGCTCTTCGGACAGGAGCGCGTGATTCGCGAGCTCCTGGCCACGGCGGTGGCCGGCGGCCACGCCCTGCTCGAGGGCCTCCCCGGTCTGGGCAAGACCCTGCTGGCCCGCTCGTTCGCCCAGGCCTCGGGCCTCTCCTACCGCCGCATCCAGTTCACCCCAGACCTACTGCCCGCCGACGTGACCGGCACCGAGGTGCTCGAGGACGGCCAGTTCGTCTTCCGCCCCGGGCCGCTCTTCGCCCAGGTGGTGCTGGCCGACGAGATCAACCGGGCCACCCCCAAGACCCAGTCGGCCTTGCTGGAGGCCATGCAGGAGCGTGGGGTGACGGTGGGCGGAGAGCGCCACGCTCTGCCCGAGCCCTTCATCGTGCTGGCTACGCAGAATCCACTCGAGCTCGAGGGCACCTACCCCTTACCCGAAGCCCAGCTTGACCGCTTCATGAGCAAGATTACAGTAGAAGCCCCACCCAGAACGGTCTGGCTGCGCATCCTGAGCGAGGAGCCCGCCCAGCCAGTGGCGGTGGAGGGTCTGGACCTGCTGCAAGCCCGCCAGGAGCTAGGCCAGGTCGTAGTAAGCCAGCCCGCCCTGGAGGCCATTGCCAACGCCGGACAGCTGACCCTCGAGGACAAGCGCCTGCGGATGCCGCTCTCCCCGCGTGGGGCCAAGGCCTGGCTGGCCCTGGCCCGCGCCCTGGCCTACCTGGCGGGCCGGGCTCACCTGGACTGGGAGGACCTGCGCCAGGCCATGCGCCCGGCCCTCTCGCACCGCCTGCTGCTGAGCGAGGAGGCCCAATTCGAAGGCGTCACCGTGGAGGCGGTGCTGCAAGACCTACTCCGCAGGACGATGCCGAGGTGAAAGTCCTACCTACGATGACCCGCTACCGCATCCGCACCCAGCCCACCCAGCCCTACGCGGGCGAGCGCACCCGGCCCCGCCCCGGAAGGGGCCTGGAGTTTTACGAGTTGCGTGGCTACACCCCTGGCGACGAGCCCCGCTTCATCGACTGGCGGGCTTACGGGCGCAGCGGGCGGCTGTACACCCGCGTCTTCCAGGTCGAGCTTCCCGCCCGCTTCACCTTCTTGCTCGACGGCTCGCCCAGCATGGCCCTCTTCGGCAAGGCCCCCTATGCCGAGCGTGTGCTGCACCTGCTGGCCGGGCTCTCCAGAGCCGAAGGAGCCTTCCTGTGGGGGCAGGGACGCTATCGGGGTGGGGCCAAGGCTGTGGCGGAGGGACCTAGAGTGGTCCTTGGGGTTCCCCGGCCCAAAGGGACAACCGTGCTGATCACCGACGGGCTCGACGAGCTGGACTGGGTGCGCCTGTTGAACAAGCTCAAGCACGTGGTCCTGGTGCAGGTGTTGGCCCCCGAGGAGCTCTCTCCCCAGCCCCAAGAGGCCCTACTCCACGACGTGGAGACCGAAGAGAGGCTCGAGATCGGCCCTGCCGAGGTCGCCGCCTACCAGAGCGCCCTCGAGGCCCACCTGCGCAAACTCAGGCTCACCGCCCGCAGGCTGGGGAGCTACGCCCTGCTGCGGGTGGGTGAGCCCATGGTGCCTGCGCTGCTGCGCCAGGGAGTCTTGGAAGAGCGCTAAATGCGCTCGAAGATGCCCTTCAGGCTGTTGACCAGCACCTCGAGCCGGAAGCGCTCCTCGTGCGAGTAGGGTAGGTCCAGGGTCTCGATCACGCCTCTGGCCCCCACGATACGCGGCAGGGAGAGGGAAACGCCGTATTCGGGGCTTCGGGCGCTGACGGTGAGCACGGTCTGGGCGTCGCGCAGGATGGCTTCCACCACCCGCGTAATGGCCGCCCCGACCCCATAGGAGATGGCTCCCTTACCCTCCACCACCCGCCGGTTGGAGCGCTGCACGCGGTCGGTGATCGCGGCCTGGTCACGGGTGGTCCAGGGCACCCCGCGCTGCTCGGCGAACTCGGTCACCGGCAGCCCTGCGACGTTGAGGTTCGACCACGCCACCAGCGCCGAGTCGCCCTCCTCCCCGACCACGTAGCCGTGGACGTGCTCGGGCGCAATTCCAAGGTGCGCCGCCACCGCCGCCCTGAGCTGCATGGTCTCGAGCACCGTCCCCACCCCCAACACCCGGCTGACCTCGCGCCCTTCTAGCAGGCGGTAGACGTACTCGGTCATGGGATCGACCGGCTGTGTCGCCACCAGGATTACCGCCTGGGGAGCGGCCTCGAGCAGCTGCGGCATCACCTCGCGGAAGATGAGGGTATTGCTGGCGATCAGCTCGGTACGGCTCAGACCCCCCTTCTGCCGCAACCCCGCTGCCAACAGCACCACATCGGCCCCCCGCACCTGGGCGTAGCTTCCGCTATAGACCCGCACCCCTCGGTTGAGCGTGGCCGCCGCGGCCACGTCGGCAGCCTGGGCTTGAGCTTTGTCCTGATCAACGTCCAGCAGGACGATTTCCTCGCACGACCCCCGTAGCGCCAGGGTGTGAGCGGTAGTAGCTCCGACCAACCCAGCGCCGATGATGGCAACTTTGCTCATGCTCACGCTCCTGTTTCCCAGTCTAACCAAGTCGGCAAGCCGTCCATCTGCGCTTACTCGAGCCATGGCCCACCAGAATCCCGTCCGGCAAGCCGCTTTTGAGGAGCACTCGCAGGTATGCCATGATACCGGATTCAAAAAGATAATCACCAAAACCAAAAACCTTCAGAGGCCATCTTTTTGAATCCTAGAGCACACCCCTCCCTGACGGTCGGCGAAGCAAGCGTATCCCTTCGGTCGGCCGCCCCGCCAAGGCGGGGCGGCGTTCCCATTCGGGAACGAACTGACCGAATCTGGTATGAGTTCTTGAAAGACAGCACCTGGCGCTACGAAGCCCTCGAGGGAAGCGACGTTCTCGAGCTACCCTGCCTCGAGCTCGGGGTGGGGCTCGAGGAGATTTGCCGGAGCGTCACTTGACCAACCCTTCGGCCTTCTTGACCGTAGCGATGAAGTCGCCATACTCCCAGACCTTCGGCAGGCTCGAGAGATGGCGCAGCAGTTCCTCAGGGCGTTTGACCGGGAGTTTTCCGACCCGGTCCCCCTCGAGCTGATCGCTCACGAGCACCAGAATCGGCTTTACTTCTACCCCCAGAATCTCCTTGAGCTTGTGTGACTGCCGCCAGGCCTGCTTGACCACCTCGTCCTGGCGTCTGCCCTTGTTGTACAACCCCTTCAGCGTCGCGATCACCTTGCCGCTGTAGTTCTTGACCTCCACGTTGAACACCCCGGCGGGTCCGATCACTAAATGGTCCACGTTCTCCCCACCCAAGTCCAGGTCGTGAAAGACGCGCCAGCCGGTGGGGAGTTGCTCGAGGATCCTGCCGACCGTGACCTCCCCGACGTAGCCCTTGCCTACGGCCCGGACGGCCTTGGCCATCTCTTTGCTGCTGAGTACCCGCAGGACGAGGAACAGGGCCACCAGCGGAGCCGCCGGGGCAAGGAAAGGCACGAGCACCCGGATGAGGAGGTATCCCCCGATCCCAACGACGAGGAGGATCACCGCTAAGGCAAGAAGCTTGTTGCGCAAAGTCTTTCCGGCTGTACCGTGCTTGATGGGCATGCCCCAAAATACAAAACCCCCGCGATTCTGCGGGGGCATTTGCCGCATCGAGGCTCAAGCCTTGGGCTGTGGGTAGCCTTCGGCTTCCAGCACCTTCTGGGCGATGCGGCGGCGCAGCTCCACGAGGTCGGTGGGTTCGTGCTTGGTCAGGCGGCGCACGGCGGAGGCCATCACCCGCATCTCATCGCCTTCGGCCAGGCGGGGCAGCACGCCGAGGGCGGCAGCCTGGGCGCGGTCCAAAGCCTGGTAGAGGTAGAGGGTGGTCATGTCGGCCCAGACCCCACCCCCTAAGCGGCGTGAGCGCAGCAGCATGGACTCGGCGGCGTAGATGTCGATGAGGATGTCGGCGGCGGTGGCCAGGATCTCCTGTTCCTCCTCGAGCTTGGTGGTGTACTTCAGGGCCGCCAGGCCGCTCGTCATCAGCACCAGCTTCTTGAGGTTTTCGATCTGGGCGAGCTCGAGGTCGTCGGGTTGGTCGAAGGAGGGCTCCAGGAGTTCCTTTTGCAGCTTTGTAGCCGCATCCACCAGCGGCAGCTCACCCTTCATGGCCCGCCTCAGCAGCATGCCAGGGATCAGCAGGCGGTTGATCTCGTTGGTGCCCTCGAAGATGCGGTTGATGCGGCTGTCGCGGTAAGCCCGCTCGATGGGGTACTCGGCGCTGTAGCCGTAGCCACCGTGGATCTGCACCCCCTCGTCCACGCAGTAGTCGAGCACCTCCGAGCCCAGCACCTTGATGATGCTGGCCTCGATG
This genomic interval carries:
- a CDS encoding nuclease-related domain-containing protein — protein: MPIKHGTAGKTLRNKLLALAVILLVVGIGGYLLIRVLVPFLAPAAPLVALFLVLRVLSSKEMAKAVRAVGKGYVGEVTVGRILEQLPTGWRVFHDLDLGGENVDHLVIGPAGVFNVEVKNYSGKVIATLKGLYNKGRRQDEVVKQAWRQSHKLKEILGVEVKPILVLVSDQLEGDRVGKLPVKRPEELLRHLSSLPKVWEYGDFIATVKKAEGLVK
- a CDS encoding lactate/malate family dehydrogenase is translated as MSKVAIIGAGLVGATTAHTLALRGSCEEIVLLDVDQDKAQAQAADVAAAATLNRGVRVYSGSYAQVRGADVVLLAAGLRQKGGLSRTELIASNTLIFREVMPQLLEAAPQAVILVATQPVDPMTEYVYRLLEGREVSRVLGVGTVLETMQLRAAVAAHLGIAPEHVHGYVVGEEGDSALVAWSNLNVAGLPVTEFAEQRGVPWTTRDQAAITDRVQRSNRRVVEGKGAISYGVGAAITRVVEAILRDAQTVLTVSARSPEYGVSLSLPRIVGARGVIETLDLPYSHEERFRLEVLVNSLKGIFERI